TTCGGCAACTGGCGTTTCCGCAGCACGCAGCCGGCGTTCGCGCCGGGCGAGGAGCTCCGCGTCTACCTGACCGGCTTCGATGCCGCGACCGGCACGGGCGTCGCCCGGGTCGGCGACACCGTACTCACCGTCACCGGAGCGTCGGCGGCGCAACTCGACCAGCTGGTGAACCTGCGCGTCACCGCCTTCGACACGGACCGGGCCGCAGGCACGGCGGAGCTGCGGGACTCGCGCGATCCGCCGGGACAGGGTTGAGCGGACCGGTTCAGCAAGCCAGCCAGCGGCGCAGCTCCGCGAGCACCCGCGGCGCGGTCATCAACTCGACATGGCCCAGGCCGCGACCGACCCAGCGAGCATCGGCAGGAATCGACAAGGCGTAACGCGGCTCGGGATGTTCCCCCAGCGCGCTGGACAAGGGCACGAGGCCATCGCCCAGCAGGCGGCCGGCCGGGCTGTCCTGCCTCTCGCCCAGCAGTGAAGCCACGGTGTAGCTCTCGACGCCCGCCGGCAGCGGCACCGGGACCCGCTGGCCGGGCGGCACGCGGCCATAGCGGTCGGCCCCGGCCCAGTCGGCGTCCAGCAGGCTGCCGTAGCGCAGGTCGGTGATGCCCGCGCTGCGCAGCCGCCCGAGCCGCGTGAACGGCAGCGTGTAGGGCGTGACGCCAAGCAGCAGGTCGAATCGATTGCCGGCACGCTCCAGCGGCGCGCCGTGATGCGGCGTGCCGAGGAACACCAGCTTGCGCAGCCGGGCCGGCCACGCCTGGCCGGCCGCCAGCGCATGATGTGCCGCGCTGCGGGCCACCAGTCCGCCCATGCTGTGGCCGACGATTGCCAGGGACTCGAGCGGCACCGGCCAGGACGCCACCAGCGCCTCGAGTCGTTCCGCCAGGAGCCGG
The nucleotide sequence above comes from Wenzhouxiangella sp. XN24. Encoded proteins:
- a CDS encoding alpha/beta hydrolase, which codes for MSSPQYNLAADLRGTVRLAVEATGHVTALVEAMHATIAGLAGHVPGAGTERTRGITGLVYRSIHGVTRVVGTGLDLALGPLSGLTGTRETVAGRETALAILNGVLGDHLAATGNPLAIPMRLRHDGRPLPLEHDAIRAALPAPATRVLLQIHGLCLHDGHWRRDGRDGCAATAAALGYTPLQLHYNTGLSIAANGRLLAERLEALVASWPVPLESLAIVGHSMGGLVARSAAHHALAAGQAWPARLRKLVFLGTPHHGAPLERAGNRFDLLLGVTPYTLPFTRLGRLRSAGITDLRYGSLLDADWAGADRYGRVPPGQRVPVPLPAGVESYTVASLLGERQDSPAGRLLGDGLVPLSSALGEHPEPRYALSIPADARWVGRGLGHVELMTAPRVLAELRRWLAC